A stretch of Desulfotalea psychrophila LSv54 DNA encodes these proteins:
- a CDS encoding ACP S-malonyltransferase, producing MKIAVLFPGQGSQYIGMSQAFIENDPECAALMALAEDVCELPLTALCVEGPMEELTRSVNLQPAITATNMVCWQALRSALPADAEVAYFAGHSLGEYAALYAAGVLGAEETLRLVAKRGALMDREGQLHPGGMRAVLGLDIGTIEQIVDAYVGEGCVTVANHNTPQQIVISGTVAALDAVDPALVEAGGKVIALNVSSGNHSPLVADAVPDFSAFMADIKFSTPVQPVLFNVSAAEEKDGEIMKGMMASQIASRVRWCEIIEKMLADGVDTFIEVGPKTVLKGMMRKIVPRGVKVLSLQVDSPETLQACLAKLEA from the coding sequence ATGAAGATAGCAGTACTTTTTCCCGGTCAGGGCTCCCAGTATATTGGTATGAGTCAGGCTTTTATTGAGAACGACCCTGAATGTGCTGCTCTTATGGCGCTTGCAGAAGATGTGTGTGAATTACCACTGACAGCTCTCTGTGTCGAGGGGCCGATGGAAGAGCTTACCCGTTCTGTTAATTTACAGCCGGCAATTACCGCTACCAATATGGTTTGTTGGCAGGCATTACGCTCAGCCCTGCCGGCGGATGCCGAGGTGGCCTATTTTGCCGGGCACAGCCTGGGAGAATATGCAGCCCTCTATGCTGCCGGAGTGCTTGGTGCCGAAGAGACCCTGCGTCTTGTTGCTAAGCGGGGCGCTTTGATGGATCGTGAAGGGCAACTTCATCCCGGTGGGATGCGCGCTGTACTGGGTCTTGATATTGGTACAATCGAGCAGATTGTTGATGCCTATGTTGGAGAGGGTTGTGTGACCGTTGCCAATCACAACACTCCGCAACAGATTGTTATTTCCGGTACAGTTGCAGCTCTCGATGCCGTTGATCCGGCACTTGTCGAGGCTGGAGGCAAGGTTATTGCCCTTAACGTCAGCTCAGGCAATCATAGTCCACTGGTTGCCGATGCGGTGCCCGATTTTTCTGCCTTTATGGCGGATATCAAATTTTCCACTCCGGTGCAGCCCGTGCTTTTCAATGTTTCAGCGGCAGAGGAGAAGGATGGAGAGATCATGAAGGGTATGATGGCCTCGCAAATTGCCTCTCGGGTTCGCTGGTGTGAGATTATAGAAAAGATGCTTGCCGATGGGGTTGATACCTTTATTGAGGTGGGGCCTAAGACTGTTCTTAAGGGCATGATGCGTAAAATTGTCCCTCGCGGAGTCAAGGTTTTATCCCTGCAGGTTGATAGCCCTGAGACCCTTCAGGCATGTTTGGCAAAGCTTGAAGCATAA
- the lspA gene encoding signal peptidase II produces MPILYFGSYILIVCLVIVCDQLTKLWILHNFQLYEVREVIPDFFNLVYVVNTGAAFSMLADVDSPWRHYFFLFIGLGAVLGLTVYTYTLRKEHFLHMVGLACIVGGALGNLIDRVSYGYVVDFLDVYVGGYHWPAFNVADSAICVGVVLYMTMTLLAGNKEKKQK; encoded by the coding sequence GTGCCTATTCTTTACTTTGGCTCTTATATCCTTATTGTCTGTCTGGTCATAGTCTGTGACCAGCTGACAAAATTGTGGATTCTTCACAATTTCCAATTATATGAGGTTCGGGAGGTAATTCCGGACTTCTTTAATTTGGTTTATGTGGTGAACACCGGTGCCGCCTTTAGCATGTTGGCCGATGTGGATTCTCCCTGGCGGCACTATTTTTTCCTTTTTATCGGTCTGGGTGCCGTGCTGGGTCTGACGGTTTATACCTATACCCTGCGTAAAGAGCATTTTCTCCATATGGTGGGGCTGGCCTGTATTGTCGGCGGTGCCCTCGGTAATCTTATTGACAGAGTCTCCTATGGATATGTAGTTGATTTTCTGGATGTCTATGTGGGCGGCTATCATTGGCCGGCTTTTAATGTTGCAGATTCAGCTATTTGTGTTGGTGTCGTCCTTTATATGACGATGACATTGTTGGCTGGAAATAAAGAAAAAAAACAGAAATAG
- the ileS gene encoding isoleucine--tRNA ligase has product MDYRDSLNLPKTNFKMKANLAQREPMILKRWEKEGLYQMLQERAQDRPLFVLHDGPPYANGHIHLGHAFNKILKDIILRSKRASGFNAPYVPGWDCHGLPIEHNVDKELGEEKKKTIPILAKRAACRKYANKWIKTQKPEFKRLGVLGDWEDPYLTINYSYEAAIAREFNKFLLSGSVVRNRKPVYWCSTCTTALAEAEVEYHDHTSPSIYVKFPVIEDFSDVDPALAGDKTFVVIWTTTPWTLPSNTAVAFHPKFQYAAVAVGEETWVLAEDLVEKFMQEVGIEDYSIKSTFTAEKLENRNCRHPFMDRDSRLVFADYVTTEAGTGCVHTAPGHGADDYATGLRYGLEVLSPVDGDGIYTKEAGPYAGRQVPEVNSDIIADLAESGLLVFKKDINHSYPHCWRCRKPVMYRATPQWFISMENNDLRKKALKNIESVSWTPSWGMNRIHSMVESRPDWCLSRQRTWGVPLTVISCKDCGEVVKSEEVVAKIDELFLKEGADAWFSHPVEDFLPEGHVCTCGCATFIKEEDILDVWFDSGSSFAAVCELRDDLVAPADLYLEGSDQHRGWFQSSLITATGTRGYAPFKGVLTHGYVVDGQGKKMSKSVGNVVAPQEVIDEYGAEILRLWVSSEDYRDDVKVSKEILKQVSDSYRKIRNTIRYFLGNLNDFDPSKDRIAVSEMSELDRWALARFEELRAKITESYDKYEFHAINQSLNYFCGTTMSAFYLDIIKDRLYVEGTDSTIRRASQTVLYDILDGLLRLMSPVLSFTAADAWNALYSLGEKDSLEKSVFFADFPVAIDPQFDAEQEARWQRLIKIRSELTKALELARRDKVIGHSLEAEVLVKGEGELGEFIHAEWQHLREISIVSAMSEIEGAPEESAYVSEEVEGLVVSVKLAPGVKCDRCWIRSTTVGDSVEHPQLCSRCLAIVEDMDLEMDA; this is encoded by the coding sequence ATGGATTATAGGGATAGTCTCAATCTTCCTAAAACAAATTTTAAAATGAAGGCTAATCTTGCACAAAGAGAGCCTATGATCCTAAAACGATGGGAGAAAGAAGGGCTCTATCAGATGTTGCAGGAGCGGGCCCAGGATCGTCCTCTATTTGTTTTGCACGATGGTCCTCCATATGCCAATGGACATATTCATCTTGGCCATGCGTTTAATAAGATTTTAAAAGATATTATTCTCCGTTCCAAAAGAGCTTCCGGCTTTAATGCCCCCTATGTTCCGGGTTGGGATTGTCACGGTCTGCCCATTGAACACAATGTTGATAAAGAACTTGGTGAGGAGAAGAAGAAAACTATCCCGATACTTGCCAAGCGAGCTGCCTGTCGTAAGTATGCTAATAAATGGATAAAAACCCAGAAGCCTGAGTTTAAGCGTCTTGGTGTGCTTGGTGATTGGGAAGACCCTTATCTCACCATTAATTACTCCTATGAGGCAGCCATTGCTCGGGAGTTTAATAAATTCTTGCTCTCCGGTTCTGTGGTTCGGAATCGTAAGCCTGTCTACTGGTGTTCTACCTGTACCACGGCCCTTGCCGAGGCAGAGGTAGAGTATCATGACCATACATCTCCCTCCATCTATGTGAAATTCCCAGTTATTGAGGATTTCTCCGATGTTGATCCAGCCCTTGCCGGTGATAAGACCTTTGTTGTTATCTGGACAACCACTCCCTGGACCCTGCCGTCGAACACCGCTGTTGCCTTTCACCCTAAGTTTCAATACGCCGCAGTTGCTGTAGGCGAGGAGACATGGGTTCTGGCAGAGGATCTTGTTGAGAAGTTTATGCAGGAGGTAGGAATTGAAGACTATTCCATAAAATCAACCTTCACCGCAGAAAAGCTTGAAAACCGTAACTGTCGTCATCCTTTTATGGATCGTGATTCTCGTTTGGTTTTCGCCGATTATGTTACCACCGAGGCAGGTACCGGTTGTGTCCATACTGCCCCCGGTCACGGAGCAGATGATTATGCCACCGGCCTTCGCTATGGTCTCGAAGTACTCTCTCCTGTGGATGGAGACGGCATTTACACCAAGGAAGCCGGCCCCTATGCCGGTCGTCAGGTACCCGAGGTGAACAGCGATATTATTGCCGATCTTGCCGAGAGTGGCCTGCTTGTTTTTAAGAAAGATATTAACCACAGCTATCCTCATTGCTGGCGTTGCAGAAAACCCGTTATGTATCGTGCTACCCCGCAGTGGTTTATCTCCATGGAGAACAATGACCTGCGTAAGAAGGCACTGAAAAACATTGAGAGCGTAAGTTGGACTCCAAGCTGGGGCATGAATCGTATTCACTCCATGGTGGAATCCCGTCCTGATTGGTGTCTCTCACGCCAGCGTACTTGGGGTGTACCTCTCACCGTAATCAGCTGTAAGGATTGTGGCGAGGTTGTGAAGAGTGAGGAAGTGGTTGCCAAGATTGATGAGTTGTTCCTGAAAGAGGGCGCTGATGCCTGGTTTAGTCATCCCGTCGAAGATTTTCTTCCAGAGGGTCATGTCTGTACCTGTGGTTGTGCAACCTTTATCAAGGAAGAGGATATCCTCGATGTATGGTTTGATTCAGGAAGTAGCTTTGCCGCCGTATGTGAATTGCGTGACGACCTTGTCGCTCCTGCTGACCTCTATCTTGAGGGCAGTGATCAGCATCGTGGTTGGTTCCAAAGCTCTCTGATCACCGCCACCGGAACCCGTGGCTATGCACCATTTAAGGGTGTTTTGACCCATGGATATGTGGTTGATGGTCAGGGCAAGAAGATGTCTAAGTCCGTGGGTAATGTTGTTGCCCCTCAGGAAGTTATCGACGAGTACGGTGCGGAGATCCTTCGTCTCTGGGTATCCAGTGAAGATTACCGTGATGATGTTAAGGTCTCTAAAGAGATCTTGAAGCAGGTGTCTGATTCCTACAGAAAGATCAGAAACACCATTCGATATTTTCTTGGTAACTTGAACGATTTCGATCCAAGCAAGGACCGTATTGCTGTCAGTGAGATGTCGGAGCTTGATCGTTGGGCCTTGGCCCGTTTTGAAGAGCTTCGGGCAAAAATCACCGAAAGCTATGATAAGTATGAGTTCCATGCGATTAATCAGAGTTTGAACTATTTCTGTGGCACAACCATGAGCGCCTTCTATCTTGATATTATTAAGGATAGGCTCTATGTGGAGGGAACTGATTCTACTATCCGTCGTGCCTCGCAGACAGTGCTCTATGATATTCTCGACGGCCTCCTTCGTCTTATGAGTCCCGTTCTCTCCTTTACCGCAGCGGATGCCTGGAATGCACTGTATAGTCTTGGCGAGAAAGATTCTCTTGAGAAGTCTGTGTTCTTTGCCGATTTTCCAGTAGCCATCGATCCGCAGTTTGATGCAGAGCAGGAGGCGCGTTGGCAGCGACTTATTAAGATTCGTTCTGAGTTGACCAAGGCACTTGAGCTTGCCCGTCGTGATAAGGTTATCGGTCACTCTCTTGAGGCCGAGGTGCTTGTTAAGGGAGAGGGCGAGCTGGGTGAGTTTATCCACGCTGAGTGGCAACATCTTCGTGAGATCTCTATTGTTTCAGCAATGTCTGAGATAGAGGGTGCACCCGAAGAGTCTGCCTATGTCAGTGAAGAGGTTGAAGGTCTTGTCGTTTCCGTGAAACTTGCCCCTGGGGTTAAGTGTGATCGTTGTTGGATTCGTTCAACGACCGTTGGTGATAGTGTGGAACATCCTCAGCTCTGTAGCCGATGTCTTGCTATTGTGGAAGATATGGACCTTGAGATGGACGCCTAA
- the ftsE gene encoding cell division ATP-binding protein FtsE, producing MSQSSNDPATMIEMIKVTKQYPPNIAALHDISISISAGEMLFLIGRSGAGKTTLLKLLCGMETPSAGLIEINGTATNDLHGNALAKLRQKIGVAYQDFRLLLNRTVAENIAISMEVSYKKPQLIQKRVKDLLEQLDLSDKHDTIAEELSRGEQQRITLARSVANSPTMILVDEPTGNLDATTTTRVMDLLKKSNKAGATIVIATHDSSLYDNTSHRVCELRHGEMYSINGALL from the coding sequence ATGAGTCAAAGCTCAAACGATCCCGCAACAATGATCGAAATGATCAAAGTTACCAAACAATACCCGCCCAATATAGCCGCCCTTCATGATATATCCATTTCTATTTCGGCCGGAGAAATGCTTTTTCTTATCGGCAGAAGCGGGGCCGGCAAAACCACCCTGCTCAAGCTCCTCTGTGGAATGGAGACCCCAAGCGCTGGCCTTATTGAGATAAATGGCACGGCAACCAACGATCTTCATGGTAATGCCCTGGCCAAACTTCGACAAAAAATCGGGGTGGCCTATCAGGATTTCCGCCTTCTTCTCAACCGAACCGTAGCGGAAAACATCGCCATATCAATGGAAGTTTCCTATAAAAAGCCACAGCTCATCCAAAAAAGAGTCAAAGACCTGCTCGAACAGTTAGACCTGAGCGATAAACACGATACCATAGCAGAAGAGCTCTCCCGAGGAGAACAACAGCGTATCACCCTTGCCCGTTCAGTGGCCAACTCACCCACCATGATCTTAGTGGATGAACCGACGGGAAACCTTGACGCCACTACAACAACAAGAGTTATGGATCTCCTGAAAAAATCCAATAAGGCGGGAGCAACCATCGTCATTGCCACCCACGACTCCTCTCTTTACGACAACACCTCACACAGGGTTTGTGAATTACGTCACGGCGAAATGTATTCCATCAATGGAGCTTTGCTATGA
- a CDS encoding cell division protein FtsX: protein MSFFLSVSRQVGRNLKQTWASQLMTLLTVSLSVLIFAFFFLTYTNLLNLGTKLGDNLTLIIYLDDDLSPELQEQFATKINKFDHTEKIKFISREQAFNRFSQQLGSNKNVLEAMPHDFLPASIEVTPVKGMRSIKQVKLFSNYLKQLPGALKIQYGQEWVNRFFYFTNLLSMVVILSGILLIMTTFFMVAYTIRLTILGRQDELELLKLVGATNNYIRAPFLTEGVLQGLLGSTIGLLSLFVIFEWILNHFSEPGILAMTDFAFFPAKTVAIIVSASICLCAIGSYSAMQKLLRI from the coding sequence ATGAGTTTTTTCCTCAGCGTTTCACGACAGGTTGGGCGCAACCTCAAACAGACTTGGGCCTCCCAGCTCATGACCCTGCTTACGGTCAGTCTCTCTGTGTTAATATTCGCATTTTTCTTTTTAACATACACTAACTTACTCAATTTAGGAACAAAACTGGGCGACAATCTCACCCTCATCATCTACCTTGACGACGATCTCAGCCCCGAGTTGCAAGAGCAGTTTGCCACCAAAATCAACAAATTTGATCATACTGAAAAGATCAAATTTATCTCCCGTGAACAGGCCTTCAATCGATTCTCCCAGCAACTCGGTAGCAACAAAAATGTACTGGAGGCAATGCCCCATGATTTTTTACCGGCATCCATAGAGGTCACCCCCGTAAAGGGAATGCGCAGTATAAAGCAGGTAAAATTATTTTCAAACTACCTGAAACAACTACCGGGGGCACTGAAAATTCAGTATGGTCAGGAGTGGGTTAATCGCTTTTTTTACTTCACCAACCTTCTCTCAATGGTGGTAATACTCAGCGGCATTCTCCTAATCATGACCACCTTCTTCATGGTGGCCTACACCATACGACTCACCATTCTTGGCCGTCAGGATGAGCTAGAGCTCCTCAAACTAGTGGGAGCTACCAATAACTATATTCGCGCCCCATTCTTAACCGAGGGTGTGCTACAGGGCCTCTTAGGCTCTACGATTGGCCTCTTGAGCCTCTTTGTAATCTTCGAATGGATTTTAAACCATTTTTCCGAGCCCGGCATTCTCGCCATGACAGACTTCGCATTTTTCCCGGCAAAAACAGTTGCTATCATCGTCTCTGCCTCCATCTGCCTCTGTGCCATCGGTAGCTACAGTGCCATGCAAAAGCTCCTTCGTATCTGA
- a CDS encoding murein hydrolase activator EnvC family protein: MILHIIQLNRYRTSAAAGPQARHLLLVLSLLCLLANIMLLPLAAEATDHQPLLQEKKKQIETNLDRLQRGIRKQQEAIITEDRQETDILTELETLNERIGKKEVRINALQGQIIAQKRKTELKEKALLTLHRQNSSLRTQLAKRIRAYYMTGQIGFLNIAFSAKSFSELLSFRDSFDVLIHYDEELLNNYSRAIKKLKSSKKALLLEQEILQSFFTEVGQEKQEAQADKDKKETILARTRTQKQLHAEAVKEMLGSQQQLSTSLVSIKRKQARRENRFLSRKGQLEAPVAGTIITQFLEKSTNRMGIAETSMGIAIEAADGSPVIATEAGKVLSAGYLQGSGNTVIIHHGFQYYTITSRLENIATKKGAQVRPGDIIGRAGDTATLIDAGLYFEIRHGKKSIDPLSWLKPTVKTAQVILPDGPRG, from the coding sequence ATGATATTACATATTATACAACTCAACAGATATCGTACCTCGGCAGCGGCAGGCCCTCAAGCCAGACACCTGCTTCTGGTGCTCAGCCTTCTATGCTTGCTAGCTAACATCATGCTCCTTCCTCTGGCAGCTGAGGCCACCGACCACCAGCCACTGCTGCAGGAAAAGAAAAAGCAAATAGAGACAAACCTAGACAGATTACAACGGGGTATCCGTAAACAGCAGGAGGCCATTATCACAGAGGATAGGCAAGAAACTGATATCCTGACTGAGCTTGAAACGCTCAATGAAAGAATTGGCAAAAAAGAGGTTAGAATTAATGCCCTGCAAGGGCAAATAATAGCACAAAAAAGAAAAACAGAGCTTAAAGAGAAGGCCCTCCTCACCCTGCACAGGCAAAACAGTTCCCTGAGAACTCAACTGGCAAAGAGGATCAGAGCCTATTACATGACAGGCCAGATAGGCTTCTTAAACATCGCCTTTTCGGCCAAATCCTTCTCAGAGCTCCTCTCCTTCCGGGACTCCTTTGACGTTCTTATTCACTATGACGAAGAGTTACTCAACAACTACAGCAGGGCAATAAAAAAACTCAAATCAAGTAAAAAGGCGCTACTGCTGGAGCAGGAAATCCTGCAATCCTTCTTTACCGAGGTCGGCCAAGAGAAGCAGGAGGCCCAGGCAGATAAAGATAAAAAGGAGACCATCCTGGCAAGAACCAGGACCCAGAAACAGCTGCATGCGGAAGCCGTAAAAGAGATGTTGGGCTCTCAGCAACAGCTCTCCACAAGCCTGGTCAGCATCAAAAGAAAGCAGGCTCGCCGAGAAAATCGTTTCCTGAGCAGAAAAGGGCAGCTAGAGGCACCGGTTGCAGGCACAATCATCACCCAATTTCTTGAAAAAAGTACCAACAGGATGGGCATCGCTGAAACATCGATGGGGATTGCTATAGAGGCAGCAGATGGTAGCCCAGTTATTGCCACCGAGGCGGGCAAGGTTCTCTCCGCAGGTTATCTCCAGGGCTCTGGAAATACGGTTATTATCCATCACGGTTTTCAGTACTATACCATCACCTCCAGATTAGAAAATATTGCCACCAAAAAAGGAGCTCAGGTACGCCCGGGTGATATTATTGGCAGGGCGGGCGATACAGCGACCCTTATTGATGCAGGACTCTATTTTGAAATACGACATGGGAAAAAATCCATTGACCCACTTTCTTGGCTCAAGCCAACTGTCAAGACAGCCCAGGTAATCTTACCAGATGGCCCACGAGGATAA
- a CDS encoding S41 family peptidase produces the protein MRQQQITARTLGVCLIFLTLFIANSALAEQKSTDKTYKQLEVFATSLSILEQNYIQPLDPEKSLTDAISGILQGLDPHSSYLSAKEFHDLQSETSGSFSGIGIEVSTRNNNLTIIAPLDGSPAAQAGIEAQDQIIEINGKKTAEMSSQQALMLLRGPIGSSISLSLKREGEENLLHISLIRERISLQSVSFLPLGRDIFYSRITSFQSNTSHDYVEKLNRIKKKREIRGLILDLRNNPGGLLSQAISISDLFISSGAIVHTRGRAAEQNMTFEARDLGEDNDFPMLVLINGGSASASEIVAGALQDQGRAIIVGTDSFGKGSVQTIIPLPNGAALKITTAQYYTPKNRSIQAQGIHPDITLSRLKKGSSCRESADQSTEASLTNHLDNPNGKAKRAPRSAREKKVQKLLADDNQIRVARDILRGILRYSAYQDAQVGE, from the coding sequence ATGCGACAACAACAAATCACTGCCAGAACCCTAGGCGTTTGCTTAATTTTTCTAACACTTTTTATAGCAAACAGTGCCCTGGCTGAACAAAAATCAACGGACAAGACCTACAAACAGCTTGAAGTATTCGCCACCAGCCTGAGCATACTTGAGCAAAACTATATCCAGCCACTGGACCCTGAGAAATCTCTTACCGATGCCATAAGCGGCATACTACAGGGACTTGACCCCCATTCATCCTACCTCTCCGCCAAAGAATTTCATGACCTGCAGTCGGAGACAAGCGGTTCTTTTTCCGGTATTGGCATTGAGGTCTCTACCCGCAACAACAATCTCACCATTATTGCCCCTCTGGATGGCAGTCCTGCCGCCCAGGCCGGGATTGAAGCGCAGGATCAAATAATTGAAATAAATGGCAAAAAGACTGCGGAGATGAGCAGCCAGCAAGCCCTTATGCTTTTGCGAGGGCCCATCGGTTCAAGCATAAGCCTGAGCCTGAAAAGAGAGGGTGAAGAGAACCTTCTCCATATCTCCTTAATACGAGAGAGAATATCCCTGCAATCCGTAAGCTTTCTCCCTCTTGGCAGAGATATCTTCTACAGCAGAATCACCAGCTTTCAAAGCAACACCAGCCACGATTATGTTGAAAAGCTCAATCGCATAAAAAAGAAGAGAGAAATACGTGGACTCATACTCGATCTGCGTAACAATCCTGGAGGATTACTCTCCCAGGCAATCAGTATCTCCGACCTGTTTATTAGCTCGGGGGCAATCGTCCACACCAGAGGTCGAGCAGCAGAGCAGAACATGACCTTTGAGGCCAGAGACCTTGGCGAGGACAATGATTTCCCCATGCTTGTCCTGATAAACGGTGGTTCCGCCTCGGCCTCGGAAATTGTGGCAGGGGCCCTGCAGGATCAAGGACGGGCAATAATTGTGGGAACCGACTCCTTTGGCAAGGGTTCCGTGCAGACAATAATCCCCCTACCAAACGGTGCGGCCCTAAAGATAACAACGGCTCAATACTATACGCCCAAAAATCGATCAATCCAGGCCCAGGGCATCCACCCCGACATCACCCTATCCCGCCTAAAAAAAGGCTCCAGCTGCAGAGAAAGTGCCGACCAATCCACCGAGGCCAGCTTAACCAATCACCTGGATAACCCTAACGGAAAGGCAAAGAGAGCCCCCCGTTCCGCCCGGGAGAAAAAGGTGCAAAAATTGCTCGCCGATGACAATCAAATCCGGGTCGCCCGGGATATACTACGCGGCATCCTGCGCTACTCCGCCTATCAGGATGCTCAGGTTGGTGAGTAA
- a CDS encoding condensin complex protein MksE — protein sequence MKNKYDLPYLQEIYQELLKGRHISFSEGKLFFALQNDLQSYADLFECLGFELVAHPKEFYYLKKHGKSLNNQIKQMLLFVFVLIDDLDRKEADLEAALFDNSILIETLPHFKTEKYKDYMKEVGVEDEQKLFSIIETLQKYGFLTTLGKVSFQFKTPVYRLLDLCTTVLKDSEEQEILARGDEDEYRAN from the coding sequence ATGAAAAATAAGTATGACTTGCCTTACCTGCAGGAGATATATCAAGAGCTTCTTAAGGGGAGGCATATTTCCTTTTCAGAGGGTAAGCTATTTTTTGCTCTCCAGAACGATTTGCAGAGCTATGCTGACCTTTTTGAGTGCCTTGGCTTTGAGTTAGTCGCTCATCCTAAGGAGTTTTATTATCTTAAAAAGCATGGAAAAAGCCTCAATAATCAGATTAAACAGATGCTTCTTTTTGTTTTTGTCTTAATTGATGATTTGGATCGAAAAGAAGCTGATCTTGAGGCTGCTCTTTTCGATAACAGCATTCTTATAGAGACCCTGCCTCATTTTAAAACCGAGAAGTATAAAGACTATATGAAAGAGGTTGGGGTGGAGGATGAGCAGAAGCTTTTCTCAATAATTGAGACCCTGCAAAAATATGGTTTTCTAACGACCCTGGGTAAGGTCTCCTTTCAGTTCAAGACACCTGTGTACCGTCTCCTTGATCTTTGTACCACTGTTTTAAAAGATTCTGAAGAACAGGAAATTTTAGCAAGAGGAGATGAGGATGAATATCGGGCCAACTAG